One Amorphoplanes digitatis genomic window carries:
- a CDS encoding succinate dehydrogenase/fumarate reductase iron-sulfur subunit: protein MDIQVRVWRQQGPDDKGRMVSYDVKDISPDASFLEMLDVLNEKLILDGDDPVAFDHDCREGICGACSMVIDGVAHGPEKATTTCQLHMRHFADGDTIDVEPWRAAAFPVIKDLVVDRTAFDKIIQAGGYISAPTGTAPDAHATPVPKPDADAAFEAATCIGCGACVAACPNGSAMLFTAAKVAHLGLLPQGQPERASRVIDMIEAHDDAGFGGCTNAGECTTVCPKGIPLTLIGRLNDDYRKSLGKK from the coding sequence ATGGACATCCAGGTGCGCGTGTGGCGCCAGCAGGGCCCCGACGACAAGGGCCGCATGGTCAGCTACGACGTCAAGGACATCTCGCCGGACGCCAGCTTCCTGGAGATGCTCGACGTCCTCAACGAGAAGCTGATCCTCGACGGCGACGACCCGGTGGCCTTCGACCACGACTGCCGCGAGGGCATCTGCGGCGCGTGCAGCATGGTGATCGACGGCGTGGCGCACGGCCCGGAGAAGGCCACCACCACCTGCCAGCTGCACATGCGCCACTTCGCCGACGGCGACACGATCGACGTCGAGCCGTGGCGGGCGGCGGCGTTCCCGGTGATCAAGGACCTGGTCGTGGACCGGACCGCGTTCGACAAGATCATCCAGGCCGGCGGCTACATCTCCGCGCCGACCGGAACGGCGCCGGACGCGCACGCCACCCCCGTGCCCAAGCCGGACGCGGACGCGGCGTTCGAGGCGGCCACCTGCATCGGCTGCGGCGCCTGCGTCGCGGCCTGCCCCAACGGCTCCGCGATGCTGTTCACCGCGGCCAAGGTCGCGCACCTCGGCCTGCTACCCCAGGGCCAGCCGGAACGGGCCAGCCGCGTGATCGACATGATCGAGGCGCACGACGACGCGGGCTTCGGCGGCTGCACCAACGCCGGCGAGTGCACGACGGTCTGCCCCAAGGGGATTCCGCTGACGCTGATCGGCCGCCTCAACGACGACTACCGCAAGAGCCTCGGCAAGAAGTAG
- a CDS encoding TetR/AcrR family transcriptional regulator, which translates to MAAGAGVRRQRAAQTEAELKAAAVRVFARLGYLNTKITDITAEAGRAAGSFYTHFANKEALLEALLTDLLAQGDAAAADARHGDDFSDRDAVRYHVASYWYFHSEHRTLLGALQQAATVDESFAERARALVDPDIHHIAAHLVRAREAGLRLPGDPVVVATAFTTLMPAFAAMWQSGQGPALGRDLSDAEAIETLTSLFYAAIGGVNP; encoded by the coding sequence ATGGCGGCGGGTGCTGGGGTGCGCCGGCAGCGGGCCGCGCAGACGGAGGCCGAGCTCAAGGCCGCCGCGGTGCGCGTCTTCGCCCGGCTCGGCTACCTGAACACGAAGATCACCGACATCACCGCCGAGGCCGGCCGGGCGGCGGGGTCGTTCTACACCCACTTCGCCAACAAGGAGGCTCTGCTCGAGGCGCTGCTGACCGACCTGCTCGCGCAGGGCGACGCGGCCGCGGCCGACGCGCGGCACGGCGACGACTTCAGCGACCGCGACGCGGTGCGTTACCACGTGGCGAGCTACTGGTACTTCCACTCCGAGCACCGCACGCTGCTCGGTGCCCTGCAACAGGCCGCCACCGTCGACGAGTCCTTCGCCGAGCGGGCCCGGGCGCTTGTCGATCCCGACATCCACCACATCGCCGCCCACCTGGTCCGCGCGCGGGAGGCCGGCCTGCGGCTGCCCGGCGATCCGGTGGTCGTGGCGACTGCCTTCACCACGCTGATGCCGGCCTTCGCCGCGATGTGGCAGTCGGGGCAGGGCCCGGCGCTCGGCCGTGACCTCTCCGACGCCGAGGCGATCGAGACGCTGACGTCCCTCTTCTATGCCGCGATCGGCGGCGTCAACCCGTAG
- a CDS encoding MFS transporter, protein MRRNAVLFVAISLLSGFGSSAMSLVAGIWILDLTGSPSLAALAGLCVYAPTLAGPWLGGLLDRVPCRPLMVATNLLLAAALLSLFAVRSPAQTWLIFCVSTAYGISYVLLDAGESALLPSALPPGELGDVNGWRSSAQEGMKLIAPLAGAGLYAWRGGPAVAALSAAMPVLVAVLYAALRLRSAPVIAGPPRERGVRAGLAVLAGTPLLRSTVTLAAVAIAMSGFATAAQFQVVTADLGLAATFLGVLLSAQGAGSIVAGLVAGRVIARRGVVFVGVAGAALFAAGLLARCLPWWPALVVGAVIGGIGLPWTLIAAVTAVQTHTPRAMLGRVSATANTAMFGPIAVATPLGAAAVHLGARPALLIGAAGCLAAAIVVARRRIPSREPCHGSAAEPDVAAEPDLTAGLTTGPDLTAGPGRAAEPAR, encoded by the coding sequence ATGCGGCGCAACGCTGTCCTGTTCGTGGCGATCTCCCTGTTGTCCGGCTTCGGCAGCAGCGCGATGTCGCTGGTCGCGGGCATCTGGATCCTCGACCTCACCGGGTCGCCGAGCCTCGCCGCGCTGGCCGGGCTCTGCGTCTACGCGCCGACCCTGGCCGGGCCGTGGCTCGGCGGGCTGCTCGACCGGGTGCCGTGCCGCCCCCTGATGGTCGCCACCAACCTGCTGCTCGCCGCGGCGCTGCTGAGCCTGTTCGCGGTCCGCTCACCCGCGCAGACCTGGCTGATCTTCTGCGTCTCCACCGCGTACGGGATCAGCTATGTCCTGCTGGATGCCGGCGAGTCGGCGCTGTTGCCGTCCGCGCTCCCGCCGGGGGAGCTCGGCGACGTCAACGGCTGGCGCTCCAGCGCGCAGGAGGGCATGAAGCTGATCGCCCCGCTCGCGGGCGCGGGCCTCTACGCCTGGCGCGGCGGCCCGGCGGTCGCGGCGCTGAGCGCGGCGATGCCGGTCCTGGTCGCCGTCCTGTACGCGGCCCTGCGGCTGCGGTCGGCGCCGGTGATCGCCGGCCCGCCGCGCGAGCGTGGCGTCCGTGCCGGGCTGGCGGTACTCGCGGGCACGCCGCTGCTGCGCTCGACCGTCACCCTGGCCGCGGTCGCGATCGCGATGTCGGGCTTCGCGACGGCCGCGCAGTTCCAGGTGGTGACGGCGGATCTGGGCCTGGCGGCCACGTTCCTCGGTGTGCTGCTCAGCGCGCAGGGCGCCGGGTCCATCGTGGCGGGTCTGGTGGCCGGCCGGGTGATCGCACGGCGCGGGGTGGTGTTCGTCGGGGTGGCCGGCGCGGCGCTGTTCGCGGCCGGCCTGCTGGCCCGGTGCCTGCCCTGGTGGCCGGCGCTGGTGGTGGGCGCGGTGATCGGCGGCATCGGCCTGCCGTGGACGCTGATCGCGGCGGTGACCGCGGTGCAGACACACACGCCGCGGGCGATGCTGGGCCGGGTGTCGGCGACGGCGAACACCGCGATGTTCGGCCCGATCGCCGTGGCGACCCCGCTCGGCGCGGCCGCCGTCCACCTCGGCGCCCGCCCGGCCCTGCTGATCGGCGCCGCCGGCTGCCTGGCCGCGGCGATCGTCGTCGCCCGCCGCCGAATCCCGTCCCGCGAACCCTGCCACGGGTCCGCCGCCGAACCGGACGTGGCCGCCGAGCCGGACCTGACCGCCGGCCTGACCACCGGGCCGGATCTGACCGCCGGGCCAGGCCGGGCCGCCGAGCCTGCCCGGTGA
- a CDS encoding MFS transporter, whose translation MAASVPLRDRRRAAALAVLCAMALMIVLDSTIVAVAVPAIQADLGFSPTGVAWVVNGYLIGFAGLLLLAGRLGDLIGARRVFLAGLVVFTAASLLCGLATTAPLLVAGRFVQGVGGALASAVIFSLIVRLYPEPGSQARAIGVFSFTQAGGAAFGFVAGGLLTDAAGWPWIFLVNLPIGVAVLVVALRVVPREAGAGLREGLDVSGAILITLGLSLGVYAIVDGGFRYGVAALLLVVAFLVRQRYARTPLAPLSVLSRGRLLATGAAVVLIFATGMGFQFVNALFLQRVLGLDSIGTGLAFLPTPIVIGVLSLLVAPRMIARFGVRPVLLAGLGMLAAGLALLVRAPAEARYATDVLPSLIIMGLGIGVVIPAIIMLAMAGAEPGETGLVSGLTNTAQQAGGALGLAVLAVVAARVTDASLASGLGEVAALRDGYSRAYLTAAGFVTAAAIITALLPSRPPSIVDATPDDQPSTVGGAPNVILSKDACESGAR comes from the coding sequence ATGGCTGCTTCCGTACCCCTTCGTGACCGGCGGCGTGCCGCCGCGCTCGCCGTGCTCTGCGCGATGGCGCTGATGATCGTGCTGGACAGCACGATCGTGGCCGTCGCCGTGCCCGCCATCCAGGCCGACCTGGGCTTCTCGCCGACGGGCGTCGCCTGGGTCGTCAACGGCTACCTGATCGGCTTCGCCGGGCTGCTGCTGCTCGCCGGCCGCCTCGGCGACCTGATCGGCGCACGCCGGGTGTTCCTCGCCGGGCTTGTCGTCTTCACCGCGGCGAGCCTGCTCTGCGGCCTCGCCACGACCGCGCCGCTACTTGTCGCGGGCCGCTTCGTGCAGGGCGTCGGCGGCGCGCTGGCGTCCGCGGTGATCTTCTCGCTGATCGTGCGGCTCTACCCGGAGCCCGGCTCGCAGGCCCGGGCCATCGGCGTCTTCAGCTTCACCCAGGCCGGCGGCGCGGCCTTCGGCTTCGTCGCGGGCGGCCTGCTCACCGATGCCGCCGGCTGGCCGTGGATCTTCCTGGTCAACCTGCCGATCGGCGTGGCCGTGCTGGTCGTGGCGCTGCGGGTGGTGCCCCGGGAGGCGGGGGCCGGCCTGCGCGAGGGCCTGGACGTCAGCGGCGCGATCCTGATCACGCTGGGCCTGTCGCTCGGCGTCTACGCCATCGTGGACGGCGGTTTCCGGTACGGCGTGGCGGCCCTGCTCCTGGTCGTGGCCTTCCTCGTACGCCAGCGGTACGCCCGCACCCCGCTCGCGCCGCTGAGCGTGCTGAGCCGCGGCCGGCTGCTGGCCACCGGGGCGGCGGTGGTGCTGATCTTCGCGACCGGCATGGGATTCCAGTTCGTGAACGCCCTGTTCCTGCAGCGGGTTCTCGGCCTGGACTCGATCGGAACGGGCCTCGCGTTCCTGCCGACCCCGATCGTGATCGGCGTGCTGTCGCTGCTGGTGGCGCCGCGGATGATCGCCCGGTTCGGCGTCCGCCCGGTCCTGCTGGCCGGGCTCGGCATGCTGGCCGCGGGGCTCGCGCTGCTGGTACGGGCGCCGGCCGAGGCTCGGTACGCGACCGACGTGCTGCCGTCGCTGATCATCATGGGCCTGGGCATCGGCGTGGTCATCCCGGCGATCATCATGCTGGCGATGGCCGGGGCGGAGCCGGGCGAGACCGGGCTGGTGTCCGGTCTCACCAACACCGCGCAGCAGGCCGGCGGCGCGCTGGGCCTGGCGGTACTGGCGGTGGTCGCGGCCCGGGTCACGGACGCGAGCCTGGCATCCGGGCTGGGCGAGGTCGCGGCGCTGCGCGACGGCTACAGCCGCGCCTACCTCACCGCCGCGGGATTCGTGACCGCCGCAGCCATCATCACCGCCCTGCTGCCGTCACGCCCGCCGTCAATAGTGGACGCGACCCCCGATGACCAGCCGTCCACCGTGGGAGGTGCCCCCAACGTGATCCTGTCCAAGGACGCGTGCGAGTCCGGCGCCCGGTAG
- a CDS encoding MarR family winged helix-turn-helix transcriptional regulator encodes MSSAAPERTVRDLTGLLNMAGHALSNRLAAALAEVDLTPRMQCVLLHALEEERTQIQLAALSDLDKTTMVGTVDDLERRGLAERRPSATDRRARIIAVTEAGRAAAARGQRIVDRVHAEALGALPESERDTFVAALVRLVGEAADPGPRPVRRARQPAQ; translated from the coding sequence ATGTCCTCCGCCGCGCCCGAGCGCACCGTCCGTGACCTGACCGGCCTGCTCAACATGGCCGGTCACGCCCTGTCCAACCGGCTGGCCGCCGCGCTCGCCGAGGTCGATCTGACCCCCCGCATGCAGTGCGTCCTCCTGCACGCGCTGGAGGAGGAGCGGACCCAGATCCAGCTCGCGGCCCTCTCCGATCTCGACAAGACGACCATGGTCGGCACCGTCGACGACCTGGAGCGGCGCGGGCTGGCCGAGCGCCGCCCGTCCGCGACCGATCGCCGGGCCCGGATCATCGCGGTGACCGAGGCCGGCCGGGCCGCGGCGGCGCGGGGGCAGCGGATCGTCGACCGGGTGCACGCCGAGGCGCTGGGCGCGCTGCCCGAGTCGGAGCGGGACACCTTCGTGGCGGCGCTGGTGCGGCTGGTCGGCGAGGCCGCCGACCCGGGGCCGCGGCCGGTGCGCCGCGCCCGGCAGCCCGCCCAATAG
- a CDS encoding HNH endonuclease: MSVVLVLNADFGPLHRVSVRHAIRMLFREVAVVEEARPDARIGVFPIPTVVRLVSYVVTRWRHSRGPAWSRGGVLTRDGRTCAYCGGAASTIDHVLPRSRGGGNTWLNTVAACGRCNQRKGDRTPAEARMPLRRAPTAPGWAALAAH, encoded by the coding sequence ATGAGTGTGGTCCTTGTTCTCAACGCCGACTTCGGGCCTCTGCACCGGGTCAGCGTCCGGCACGCCATCCGCATGCTGTTCCGCGAGGTGGCGGTCGTCGAGGAGGCGCGGCCGGACGCCCGCATCGGCGTCTTCCCGATCCCGACCGTCGTCCGGCTGGTCAGCTACGTGGTGACCCGCTGGCGGCACAGCCGCGGCCCGGCCTGGTCCCGCGGCGGCGTGCTGACCCGCGACGGCCGCACCTGCGCCTACTGCGGCGGCGCGGCGTCCACCATCGACCACGTGCTGCCGCGCTCGCGCGGCGGCGGCAACACGTGGCTCAACACCGTCGCGGCCTGCGGGCGCTGCAACCAGCGCAAGGGTGACCGCACGCCGGCGGAGGCGCGGATGCCGCTGCGCCGGGCGCCGACGGCGCCCGGCTGGGCGGCACTGGCCGCGCACTGA
- a CDS encoding CDP-alcohol phosphatidyltransferase family protein, whose product MTWAEYAAAWSRLHGGFDPDAASPLVRGWIRLTYRGGVLLGRLGVGPAAVTASGLALCLGVPAAALLGPAGLLLGALLVLLAAAADGLDGAVAVVTGRTSRLGFVYDSVADRLGELAWLTAFWIAGAPGWLVVAGGAVSWLHEYIRARAAAGGMPGLGVVTLGERPTRVSVAIAGLLVGGLAGLADAAWAPPVIVAAAVVWAALGLAGLAQLAAAVRAELSG is encoded by the coding sequence GTGACCTGGGCGGAGTACGCCGCGGCCTGGTCCAGGCTGCACGGCGGCTTCGACCCGGACGCCGCCTCGCCGCTGGTGCGCGGCTGGATCCGGCTGACCTACCGCGGCGGCGTCCTGCTCGGCCGGCTCGGCGTCGGCCCGGCGGCCGTCACCGCGTCCGGGCTGGCGCTCTGCCTCGGCGTGCCGGCCGCCGCCCTGCTCGGCCCCGCCGGGCTGCTCCTCGGCGCCCTGCTGGTGCTGCTCGCGGCCGCCGCCGACGGCCTCGACGGCGCCGTCGCCGTGGTCACCGGCCGGACCTCCCGGCTCGGATTCGTCTACGACTCGGTCGCCGACCGGCTCGGCGAGCTGGCCTGGCTGACCGCGTTCTGGATCGCGGGCGCGCCGGGCTGGCTGGTCGTCGCCGGCGGCGCGGTGAGCTGGCTGCACGAGTACATCCGGGCCCGGGCCGCCGCCGGTGGCATGCCGGGCCTCGGCGTGGTGACGCTGGGCGAGCGCCCCACCCGGGTGTCCGTGGCGATCGCCGGCCTGCTCGTCGGCGGCCTCGCCGGCCTCGCGGACGCGGCGTGGGCGCCGCCGGTGATAGTCGCGGCGGCCGTCGTCTGGGCCGCGCTGGGCCTGGCCGGACTCGCACAGCTGGCGGCCGCGGTCCGCGCCGAGCTGTCGGGCTGA
- the metF gene encoding methylenetetrahydrofolate reductase [NAD(P)H], which yields MSLGLPSRLPTSPAIGELIRRPDPTFSFEFMPPKTREGEQLLWQTIRELETLRPDFVSITYGAGGSTRDTTVAVTERVATETTLLPMAHLTAVGHSVAELRNVIGRLAGAGIRNVLAVRGDPPGDPMGEWVRHPDGVLYAEDLVRLLRESGDFSVGVAAFPYKHPRSADVETDTRNFIRKCRAGADFAITQMFFEADEYLRLRDRVAAAGCDTPIVPGVMPVLRMATITRAAQLSGAPFPRALQARFERIADDADGVRKLGIDLCGEMCQRLLDEGVPGIHFITMNRSTATREVWQRLAANVPV from the coding sequence GTGTCTCTCGGACTTCCTTCACGGCTACCGACGTCTCCGGCGATCGGTGAGCTCATCCGTCGTCCGGATCCGACGTTTTCCTTCGAGTTCATGCCGCCCAAGACGCGCGAGGGCGAGCAGCTGCTCTGGCAGACGATCCGGGAGCTGGAGACGCTGCGCCCGGACTTCGTCTCGATCACCTACGGGGCCGGCGGCAGCACCCGGGACACCACCGTCGCGGTGACCGAGCGGGTCGCGACCGAGACGACGCTGCTGCCCATGGCGCACCTGACCGCGGTCGGCCACTCCGTGGCCGAGCTGCGCAACGTCATCGGGCGGCTGGCCGGCGCCGGCATCCGCAACGTGCTCGCGGTCCGGGGCGACCCGCCCGGCGACCCGATGGGCGAGTGGGTGCGGCACCCCGACGGCGTGCTCTACGCCGAGGACCTGGTGCGGCTGCTGCGCGAGTCCGGCGACTTCAGCGTCGGGGTGGCGGCCTTCCCCTACAAGCACCCGCGCTCCGCCGACGTCGAGACGGACACCCGCAACTTCATCCGCAAGTGCCGGGCCGGCGCCGACTTCGCCATCACCCAGATGTTCTTCGAGGCCGACGAGTACCTGCGGCTGCGCGACCGGGTGGCCGCGGCGGGCTGCGACACGCCCATCGTGCCCGGTGTGATGCCCGTCCTGAGAATGGCGACCATCACTCGGGCCGCGCAGCTCTCCGGTGCCCCGTTCCCGCGTGCCCTACAGGCCCGCTTCGAGCGCATCGCCGACGACGCCGACGGCGTGCGCAAGCTCGGCATCGACCTGTGCGGCGAGATGTGCCAGCGGCTGCTCGACGAGGGCGTGCCCGGCATCCACTTCATCACCATGAACCGTTCGACGGCGACCCGCGAGGTGTGGCAGCGGCTGGCCGCCAACGTCCCGGTGTGA
- a CDS encoding polyprenyl synthetase family protein → MERAGLRPRVDKALAAFLADRRVRLLTIDGVLADVADALEEFVLRGGKRLRPAFAYWGYRGAGGVDSDQVVTAVSALELVQASALIHDDLMDRSDTRRGEPSVHRRFAARHAEAGWGGDASGFGDNAAVLLGDLALVWSDELLYSSGVDLADLARARPVFDAMRTEVTVGQYLDVLTQATGDTSLERAGKVARYKSAKYTVERPLLLGAALAGAPESVSAAYSGYGLPLGEAFQLRDDVLGVFGDPAQTGKPAGDDLREGKRTYLVAAAHAALGPAERDELESRLGDPELDDAGVERLRAIIRDCGALARTEERISSLTGQALAALTRTEELDTEARAVLLELADAATRRAV, encoded by the coding sequence CTGGAACGCGCTGGCCTGCGCCCGCGCGTCGACAAAGCCCTCGCCGCCTTCCTCGCCGACCGGCGTGTCCGGCTCCTGACGATCGACGGGGTACTCGCCGACGTCGCCGACGCCCTCGAGGAGTTCGTGCTGCGCGGCGGCAAGCGCCTGCGCCCGGCGTTCGCGTACTGGGGTTACCGCGGCGCCGGCGGCGTCGACTCCGACCAGGTGGTGACGGCGGTCTCGGCGCTGGAGCTGGTGCAGGCGAGCGCGCTGATCCACGACGACCTGATGGACCGCTCCGACACCCGCCGCGGCGAGCCGTCGGTGCACCGCCGGTTCGCGGCGCGGCACGCGGAGGCGGGCTGGGGCGGCGACGCGTCGGGCTTCGGCGACAACGCGGCCGTCCTGCTCGGCGACCTGGCGCTGGTCTGGTCGGACGAGCTGCTGTACTCCTCGGGCGTCGACCTGGCCGACCTGGCCCGGGCGCGGCCGGTCTTCGACGCGATGCGCACGGAGGTGACCGTCGGCCAGTACCTGGACGTGCTGACCCAGGCCACCGGGGACACCTCGCTGGAGCGGGCGGGCAAGGTGGCCCGGTACAAGTCGGCGAAGTACACCGTCGAGCGGCCGCTGCTGCTCGGCGCGGCCCTGGCCGGCGCGCCGGAATCGGTCTCGGCGGCCTATTCCGGGTACGGGCTGCCGCTGGGCGAGGCGTTCCAGCTGCGCGACGACGTGCTCGGGGTCTTCGGCGACCCGGCGCAGACCGGCAAGCCGGCCGGCGACGACCTGCGCGAGGGAAAGCGGACATATCTGGTCGCGGCGGCGCATGCCGCGCTGGGGCCGGCGGAGCGCGACGAGCTGGAGTCCCGGCTCGGCGACCCGGAACTTGACGACGCGGGCGTCGAGCGCCTCCGCGCGATCATCCGCGACTGCGGGGCGCTGGCCCGGACCGAGGAGCGGATCTCGTCGCTGACCGGGCAGGCCCTCGCCGCGCTCACCCGCACCGAGGAGCTGGACACCGAGGCCCGGGCCGTGCTGCTCGAACTGGCGGACGCGGCAACCCGGCGCGCGGTGTGA
- a CDS encoding lycopene cyclase domain-containing protein, protein MTYTAAAVLGVLGALAVDLFVLRTRLVTRAVFWATYPIIIVFQLLSNGILTGRRIVIYNPNAILGLRLVYAPVEDLLFGFAMVLLTLSVWVWLGRRGVQRGPAAGEGSGLLRRLRGRA, encoded by the coding sequence ATGACCTACACGGCCGCCGCGGTGCTCGGCGTGCTCGGCGCGCTGGCCGTCGACCTGTTCGTGCTGCGTACCCGGCTGGTGACCCGGGCCGTGTTCTGGGCGACGTACCCGATCATCATCGTGTTCCAGCTGCTGTCGAACGGGATCCTCACCGGCCGCCGCATCGTGATCTACAACCCGAACGCGATCCTCGGCCTGCGGCTCGTGTACGCGCCGGTCGAGGACCTGCTGTTCGGCTTCGCGATGGTGCTGCTGACGCTCTCGGTCTGGGTGTGGCTAGGCCGGCGCGGCGTGCAGCGCGGCCCGGCCGCGGGCGAGGGCAGCGGGCTGCTGCGCCGGCTGCGCGGGCGCGCCTGA
- a CDS encoding lycopene cyclase domain-containing protein — protein MRHLAYLSVLAGCLAAALWLEPVLRVNVLRRWRRLLLTLLPVAVVFVLWDLAAIAAGHWSFDPEQITGVLLPGGLPIDEVLFFLAVPTCAILGFEATRAVLRRPAGDE, from the coding sequence ATGCGGCATCTCGCATACCTGTCGGTGCTCGCGGGATGCCTGGCGGCGGCCCTGTGGCTGGAGCCGGTGCTGAGGGTCAACGTGCTCCGCCGGTGGCGGCGGCTGCTGCTCACGCTGCTGCCGGTTGCGGTCGTCTTCGTGCTCTGGGACCTGGCGGCGATCGCGGCCGGGCACTGGAGCTTCGACCCCGAGCAGATCACCGGCGTACTGCTGCCCGGCGGGCTGCCGATCGACGAGGTGCTGTTCTTCCTGGCGGTGCCGACCTGCGCGATCCTCGGCTTCGAGGCGACCCGGGCCGTGCTGCGACGTCCGGCGGGTGACGAATGA
- a CDS encoding Rv2175c family DNA-binding protein, which produces MTESVSVGDAAAPQPAGPTEWINLPDVADKLGLSISKVHQMIRDGALLAVRRDGIRVVPAELVANSTVLKHLPGVITLLRDNGYNDEEALRWLYEPDATVDGCGAKGLGGDRAREVKRRAQALGF; this is translated from the coding sequence GTGACCGAATCAGTAAGCGTGGGTGACGCGGCGGCGCCGCAGCCCGCCGGCCCGACCGAGTGGATCAACCTGCCCGACGTGGCGGACAAGCTCGGCTTGTCGATCAGCAAGGTGCACCAGATGATCCGCGACGGCGCGCTGCTCGCGGTCCGGCGCGACGGCATCCGCGTGGTGCCGGCGGAGCTGGTGGCCAACAGCACCGTGCTCAAGCACCTCCCCGGCGTCATCACCTTGCTTCGCGATAACGGGTACAACGACGAAGAAGCGCTCCGGTGGCTCTATGAGCCGGACGCGACGGTCGACGGCTGCGGCGCCAAGGGCCTCGGCGGCGACCGCGCCCGCGAGGTCAAGCGGCGCGCGCAGGCGCTCGGCTTCTGA